From Arthrobacter sp. FW306-2-2C-D06B, a single genomic window includes:
- a CDS encoding PspC domain-containing protein has protein sequence MNKFFSIVRGIGLKRGPQRLIGGVCGGIAAKLKVDVAYVRIGYLIFCLLPGPAVVIYVVAWLLLPNQSGTIALESFLTQRSQGRN, from the coding sequence ATGAACAAGTTCTTCAGCATCGTACGGGGCATTGGCCTGAAGCGCGGTCCGCAGCGTTTGATCGGAGGGGTGTGCGGTGGCATTGCCGCCAAACTGAAAGTGGACGTGGCCTACGTCCGCATTGGCTACCTGATCTTCTGCCTGCTACCCGGGCCCGCCGTGGTGATATACGTGGTAGCTTGGCTGCTGCTTCCCAACCAAAGCGGCACCATTGCGCTGGAATCCTTCCTCACCCAGCGTTCGCAAGGCAGGAACTAG
- a CDS encoding ATP-dependent 6-phosphofructokinase — MKIGILTSGGDCPGLNAVIRGAVLKGIAIHGQEFVGFRDGWRGVVEGDVIDIPRTMVRGIAKQGGTILGTSRTNPFENGGGPDVIKAHMDRLGIDAIIAIGGEGTLAAAKRLTDAGLKIVGVPKTVDNDLDATDYTFGFDTAVQIATEAIDRLRTTGESHHRCMIAEVMGRHVGWIALHAGMAAGAHAILIPEQKVSIEQITEWVQEAHDRGRAPLIVVAEGFVPDHMEAPHSERGLDTFGRPRLGGIADQLAPEIEARTGIETRATILGHIQRGGVPSAFDRVLATRLGMAAIDSVVEGRWGTMVALKGTDIEHVGFEAALGKLKTVPQNRYDEAAVLFG; from the coding sequence ATGAAAATTGGAATCCTTACCAGCGGTGGCGACTGCCCCGGACTTAACGCCGTCATCCGCGGCGCCGTCCTCAAGGGAATTGCCATTCACGGCCAGGAATTCGTCGGTTTCCGGGACGGTTGGCGAGGCGTCGTGGAGGGCGACGTCATCGACATTCCCCGCACCATGGTCCGCGGTATCGCCAAGCAGGGTGGAACCATCCTCGGCACGTCCCGCACCAACCCGTTCGAGAACGGCGGCGGGCCGGATGTCATCAAGGCCCACATGGACCGCCTCGGCATCGACGCCATCATCGCCATCGGCGGCGAAGGCACCCTGGCCGCCGCGAAGCGCCTCACCGACGCCGGATTGAAGATCGTGGGCGTCCCCAAGACCGTGGACAACGATCTCGACGCCACCGACTACACCTTCGGGTTCGACACCGCCGTCCAGATCGCCACTGAGGCTATCGACCGGCTGCGCACCACCGGAGAATCCCACCACCGCTGCATGATCGCCGAGGTCATGGGCCGCCACGTCGGCTGGATCGCACTGCACGCGGGCATGGCTGCCGGCGCGCACGCCATCCTGATCCCGGAGCAGAAAGTCAGCATCGAGCAGATCACCGAGTGGGTCCAGGAGGCCCACGACCGTGGCCGTGCACCGTTGATTGTTGTTGCGGAGGGTTTTGTTCCGGACCACATGGAAGCCCCGCACTCCGAACGCGGCCTGGATACCTTCGGCCGGCCCCGCCTGGGTGGCATCGCCGACCAGCTGGCCCCCGAAATCGAGGCCCGCACCGGCATCGAGACCCGCGCCACGATCCTCGGCCACATCCAGCGCGGCGGCGTGCCGTCGGCTTTTGACCGCGTCCTGGCCACCCGTCTGGGCATGGCAGCCATCGATTCGGTCGTGGAAGGCCGCTGGGGAACCATGGTGGCCCTCAAGGGCACGGACATCGAGCACGTGGGCTTCGAAGCTGCCCTGGGCAAGCTCAAGACCGTCCCCCAGAACCGCTACGACGAAGCCGCGGTGCTGTTCGGCTGA
- a CDS encoding GNAT family N-acetyltransferase — MELDAGSAEIVLLVWARHLGFDDEAFSFVSGSPAARVGERLVREDEDAESITFVRLFGRSALVAPGWAAAAAVELSDDQLSEHSALLRISREHGGHGLGTSALLFADDLPLFQPGGEVTVSHGHPEAIELEGRCPPDDVNEVHLSRMDHHFTVMDGNEPDRKPVACGAYAEWQGILADLGVLVPPELRRQGLGTLAASIAAHEALASGLTLQWRTALDNRGSMALARKLGFVDGGIQTSVLLR; from the coding sequence ATGGAACTTGATGCGGGATCGGCGGAAATCGTGCTGCTGGTCTGGGCCCGGCATTTAGGGTTCGACGACGAAGCCTTCAGTTTCGTCTCCGGCTCACCTGCTGCCCGCGTCGGGGAGCGGCTGGTCAGGGAAGATGAGGACGCTGAATCCATCACGTTCGTGAGGCTCTTTGGCCGCTCGGCGTTGGTGGCTCCGGGATGGGCGGCGGCCGCCGCCGTCGAGCTCTCGGACGATCAACTGAGCGAGCATTCCGCACTGTTGCGGATCAGCCGCGAACACGGTGGACACGGGCTCGGGACCTCTGCGCTGCTGTTCGCCGACGACCTTCCCCTCTTCCAGCCAGGCGGCGAAGTCACCGTCTCCCACGGCCATCCGGAGGCAATCGAGTTGGAGGGCAGATGCCCTCCGGACGACGTCAACGAAGTCCACCTCTCAAGGATGGACCACCATTTCACTGTGATGGATGGCAACGAACCGGACCGCAAACCGGTGGCCTGCGGCGCTTATGCGGAGTGGCAGGGGATCCTCGCGGACTTGGGCGTCCTGGTGCCCCCGGAACTGCGCCGGCAAGGACTCGGAACCCTGGCTGCGTCGATCGCCGCCCACGAGGCACTCGCCTCGGGCCTCACGCTGCAATGGCGGACCGCACTGGACAACCGGGGCTCGATGGCGTTGGCCCGAAAGCTGGGATTCGTCGACGGCGGCATCCAGACCTCCGTGCTGCTCCGCTAG